One window of the Streptomyces sp. NBC_00259 genome contains the following:
- a CDS encoding HAMP domain-containing protein: MALDPVSADRRSRAADPPEPADLAGPPEVPGIAQSTAPPGDAWVRSSDLRPLLNGLRSLRDGDFTVRVDSTEDTVLTEIADILNQIALRNDHLVSELQRVRREVVRYGRLDERLSASPGQGSWVTGVDSANTLLEALVAPVSNATRVLDAVADGELTQRIDMHDGSRQLRGDLRRLARCVNRTVDQLSLFTGEVTRVAREVGTEGRLGGRAHVRGLSGDWRLVIEAVNTMASRLTSQVRDIAVVTTAVARGDLTQHVTVDATGEVLELKFTVNTMVDQLRAFADEVTRVAREVGTEGQLGGQAHVGDVSGVWRDLTDNVNFMASNLTSQVRNIAQVTTAVATGDLSQKITVDAKGEILELKSTINTMVDQLSAFADEVTRVAREVGTEGQLGGRAQVRGVSGVWKDLTDNVNFMADNLTSQVRNIAQVATAVAQGDLGKTITVEAKGEILELKSTINTMVDQLSAFADEVTRVAREVGTEGQLGGQAHVRDVSGLWKDLTDNVNFMASNLTSQVRNIAQVTTAVADGDLSKKITVDARGEILELKDTVNTMVDQLRAFADEVTRVAREVGTEGQLGGRAQVGGVSGVWKDLTDNVNFMADNLTSQVRNIAQVATAVAQGDLSKKIDVDARGEILELKTTINTMVDTLSSFSAEVTRVAREVGSEGQLGGQARVEGVYGTWKRLTTSVNELALNLTTQVRAIAEVASSVAQGDLTGSIAVEASGEVNELKNNVNLMVSNLRETTRAKDWLESNLTRIAGLMQGHRDLVEVADLILRELTPLVNAQFGAFFLAEAGAEPGRGLQFIAGYGSAEGPGDSTHPDTRKPVRGLIAQAALEKKRILVDAVPPGYISIESGLGSAPPTSIVILPILFEDEVLGVIELASFSKFSEVHLAFIDQFVNTIGVSINTILSNARTEALLSESQRLTAELRRSNAELEDKAALLATSSQYKSEFLANMSHELRTPLNSLLILARLLADNPDGHLTEQEVDFAATIHRSGSDLLQLINDILDLSKIEAGRMDVHPRKLPLTKLLNYVHAMFRPLASERGLSFDVTVGDGVPGELYSDEQRLQQILRNLLSNAVKFTSSGSVELRVERATGQEIEREGLPTSEPILAFCVKDTGIGIPREKLTVIFEAFQQTDGTTSRKYGGTGLGLSISREIAGMLGGRIVADSEPGVGSRFTLYVPARHTAATAPVAEPPPMPDGPAAETTAPPVPVLPAGPIDAPPAPRPTSVPEPPVGMAAAATGRDTTSWAETTRLKEWITGRPRKVLDGRTILIVDDDIRNVFALMHVLGRVGITVKYAENGREGLEMLDRHPSISLILMDIMMPEMDGYETIGAVRHSPRFAELPIIALTAKAMPGDREKALEAGASEYVPKPVDVDHLLSVACDLLDPRGRSADPGPEQAPDVAEENAEDPSRRTP, encoded by the coding sequence ATGGCGCTCGACCCGGTTTCGGCCGACCGCAGATCCAGGGCTGCGGACCCGCCCGAGCCAGCGGATCTCGCGGGCCCACCCGAGGTCCCGGGAATCGCCCAGTCCACCGCGCCCCCCGGCGACGCATGGGTGCGCAGCAGCGACTTGCGCCCCCTGCTCAACGGTCTGCGATCACTGCGCGACGGTGACTTCACCGTCCGCGTCGACAGCACTGAAGACACTGTGCTGACGGAGATCGCCGACATACTCAACCAGATCGCCTTGCGCAACGATCATCTGGTCAGCGAACTGCAGCGGGTCCGCCGCGAGGTCGTACGGTACGGCCGGCTGGACGAGCGGCTCTCGGCAAGCCCGGGGCAGGGCTCGTGGGTGACGGGCGTGGACTCGGCCAACACACTGCTCGAAGCCCTGGTGGCTCCGGTGTCCAACGCCACGCGCGTGCTGGACGCGGTGGCTGACGGGGAGCTGACGCAGCGCATCGACATGCACGACGGCAGCCGCCAGCTCCGGGGCGATCTGCGGCGGCTGGCGCGTTGCGTGAACCGCACGGTTGACCAGCTCTCGCTGTTCACCGGTGAGGTCACCCGGGTGGCCCGCGAGGTCGGCACCGAAGGCCGGCTGGGCGGCCGCGCCCATGTGCGTGGACTGTCCGGTGACTGGCGCCTCGTGATCGAGGCGGTCAACACGATGGCGTCCCGGCTGACGTCGCAGGTCCGGGACATCGCCGTTGTCACGACAGCGGTGGCGCGGGGCGACCTCACCCAGCACGTGACGGTGGACGCCACCGGTGAGGTGCTGGAGCTGAAGTTCACGGTCAACACGATGGTCGACCAGCTGCGCGCGTTCGCCGACGAGGTGACCCGGGTGGCCCGCGAAGTCGGCACCGAAGGACAACTCGGCGGCCAGGCACACGTGGGGGACGTCTCCGGAGTCTGGCGAGACCTCACCGACAACGTCAACTTCATGGCGTCCAACCTCACCTCCCAGGTCCGCAACATCGCTCAGGTCACCACCGCCGTCGCCACCGGCGACCTGAGTCAGAAGATCACCGTGGACGCGAAGGGCGAGATCCTGGAACTGAAGTCGACGATCAACACGATGGTCGACCAGCTCTCCGCGTTCGCCGACGAGGTCACCCGCGTCGCCCGCGAAGTCGGCACCGAAGGACAACTCGGCGGACGCGCCCAGGTCCGCGGCGTCTCCGGCGTCTGGAAGGACCTCACCGACAACGTCAACTTCATGGCCGACAACCTCACCTCCCAGGTCCGCAACATCGCCCAGGTCGCCACAGCCGTCGCCCAGGGAGATCTCGGCAAGACGATCACCGTGGAGGCGAAGGGCGAGATCCTGGAACTGAAGTCGACGATCAACACGATGGTCGACCAGCTCTCCGCGTTCGCCGACGAGGTCACCCGCGTCGCCCGCGAAGTCGGCACCGAGGGCCAACTCGGCGGTCAGGCGCACGTCCGGGACGTCTCCGGCCTTTGGAAGGATCTCACGGACAACGTCAACTTCATGGCGTCCAACCTCACCTCCCAGGTCCGCAACATCGCCCAGGTCACCACCGCCGTCGCCGACGGGGACCTCTCGAAGAAGATCACCGTGGACGCCCGCGGCGAGATCCTGGAGCTGAAGGACACGGTCAACACGATGGTCGACCAGCTGCGGGCGTTCGCCGACGAGGTGACCCGGGTGGCCCGCGAAGTCGGCACCGAGGGCCAACTCGGCGGACGCGCCCAGGTCGGCGGTGTCTCCGGCGTCTGGAAGGACCTCACCGACAACGTCAACTTCATGGCCGACAACCTCACCTCCCAGGTCCGCAACATCGCCCAGGTCGCCACAGCCGTCGCCCAGGGAGACCTGTCCAAGAAGATCGACGTCGACGCGCGTGGCGAGATCCTCGAACTCAAGACGACCATCAACACCATGGTCGACACGCTGTCCTCGTTCTCCGCCGAGGTCACGCGCGTGGCCCGGGAGGTCGGCAGCGAGGGCCAACTGGGCGGCCAGGCGCGAGTCGAGGGTGTCTACGGCACCTGGAAGCGGCTGACGACCAGCGTCAACGAACTCGCCCTCAACCTGACCACGCAGGTACGCGCGATCGCCGAGGTGGCCAGCTCCGTGGCCCAGGGCGACCTCACCGGCTCCATCGCGGTCGAGGCCAGCGGCGAGGTCAACGAGCTGAAGAACAACGTCAATCTCATGGTCTCCAACCTCCGCGAAACCACCCGGGCCAAGGACTGGCTGGAGTCGAACCTCACCCGTATCGCCGGTCTCATGCAGGGCCACCGCGACCTGGTCGAGGTCGCGGACCTGATCCTGCGGGAGCTCACCCCGCTGGTCAACGCGCAGTTCGGGGCCTTCTTCCTGGCGGAGGCCGGTGCCGAGCCCGGCCGGGGCCTGCAGTTCATCGCCGGTTACGGCAGCGCCGAAGGCCCGGGCGACAGCACACACCCCGATACCAGAAAGCCGGTGCGGGGACTGATCGCCCAGGCCGCCCTGGAGAAGAAGCGCATCCTCGTCGACGCCGTCCCGCCGGGATACATCAGCATCGAGTCCGGGCTCGGCTCGGCACCGCCGACCAGCATCGTCATCCTGCCGATCCTGTTCGAGGACGAAGTGCTCGGTGTCATCGAACTCGCCTCGTTCAGCAAGTTCAGCGAGGTCCACCTGGCCTTCATCGACCAGTTCGTGAACACCATCGGCGTCTCGATCAACACGATCCTCTCCAACGCACGCACCGAAGCACTGCTGTCGGAGTCCCAGCGGCTCACCGCGGAACTCAGACGCTCCAACGCGGAACTGGAGGACAAGGCCGCCCTGCTGGCCACCTCCTCGCAGTACAAGTCGGAGTTCCTGGCCAACATGTCGCACGAGCTGCGCACCCCGCTGAACTCGCTGCTGATCCTGGCCCGCCTGCTGGCCGACAACCCGGACGGGCATCTCACCGAACAGGAGGTGGACTTCGCGGCCACCATTCACCGGTCGGGATCGGACCTGCTCCAGCTGATCAACGACATCCTGGACCTGTCGAAGATCGAGGCGGGCCGGATGGACGTCCATCCGAGGAAGCTGCCGCTGACGAAGCTGCTGAACTACGTGCATGCCATGTTCCGGCCGCTCGCGAGCGAGCGTGGACTGTCCTTCGACGTCACGGTCGGCGACGGAGTGCCGGGCGAGTTGTACTCCGACGAGCAGCGGCTCCAGCAGATTCTGCGGAACCTTCTGTCGAACGCGGTGAAGTTCACGTCGTCGGGCAGTGTGGAGCTGCGCGTCGAGCGGGCAACGGGCCAGGAGATCGAGCGGGAGGGACTGCCGACGAGCGAACCGATCCTCGCGTTCTGCGTCAAGGACACCGGCATCGGCATCCCGCGGGAGAAACTGACCGTCATCTTCGAAGCGTTCCAGCAGACCGACGGCACCACGAGCCGCAAGTACGGTGGCACCGGGCTGGGGCTCTCCATCAGCAGGGAGATCGCCGGCATGCTGGGAGGCCGGATCGTCGCCGACAGCGAACCCGGCGTGGGCTCCCGGTTCACGCTGTACGTGCCCGCGCGCCACACCGCGGCGACTGCGCCGGTGGCCGAACCCCCGCCGATGCCCGACGGCCCGGCAGCGGAGACCACGGCGCCGCCCGTCCCCGTGCTGCCGGCCGGTCCGATCGACGCTCCCCCGGCGCCACGGCCGACGAGCGTCCCGGAGCCCCCCGTCGGCATGGCGGCAGCGGCCACCGGCCGGGACACGACGAGCTGGGCGGAAACAACTCGGCTCAAGGAGTGGATCACCGGCCGTCCGCGCAAGGTGCTGGACGGGCGCACCATCCTCATCGTCGACGACGACATCCGTAACGTCTTCGCGCTGATGCATGTGCTCGGCCGCGTGGGCATCACCGTCAAGTACGCCGAGAACGGACGCGAAGGTCTCGAGATGCTGGACCGCCATCCCTCCATCTCGCTGATTCTGATGGACATCATGATGCCCGAGATGGACGGCTACGAGACGATCGGCGCTGTGCGGCACTCCCCCCGCTTCGCCGAACTGCCGATCATCGCCCTGACCGCCAAGGCCATGCCGGGCGACCGGGAGAAGGCGCTCGAAGCGGGCGCCTCCGAGTACGTTCCGAAGCCCGTGGATGTGGACCACCTGCTGTCCGTGGCCTGCGATCTGCTCGACCCGCGGGGCCGCTCCGCGGATCCGGGGCCCGAGCAGGCGCCGGACGTCGCCGAGGAGAACGCTGAGGACCCGTCGAGGCGGACACCATGA
- a CDS encoding DUF4246 domain-containing protein yields the protein MTGLSAFPLPFHASRSISFATPRTLRELQMMQCSSHIRAKPGWFNKMNDADVVARWTREAVAQGLTEAQVRYVLAELVHYAALRDERSGIEVSAVDGVWQSDTLVDEKLRSRLREAVQVLEQVPQAEQDWHPGSDGQVLDLVHPSLFCLVREVSGAPERAWENPTDRYSRYEFSEKFQWLPTDVDVSGDGDVAFRSYINNVHPEIHRELVSVLADLLACLRPLLENVLTDLRHPPPLRIEADPFGWYDSEPEYPIKSSYSDDEAYAEALRAWEQAQDDWWENRRPVIPDAPAFTPPELPDASARVDLRGRRLQVIVKLATIHLTPDKPEYHGGSWHVEGMVNERIVSTGIYYWDSENITESRLSFRAALDDPNYEQNDDNGLREVYGLKDEDALNQILGSASTPAGRCLAFPNILQHRVDSFRLTDTTRPGYRKILAFFLVDPSEKIVSTSDVSPQQPWSDTSTMTLEQAKNYREQLMQERKFFVAEHNEQLYEREFSLCEH from the coding sequence TTGACTGGCCTGTCTGCATTCCCGCTGCCCTTTCATGCTTCCCGTTCCATATCGTTCGCGACACCCCGAACGCTGCGGGAACTTCAGATGATGCAGTGCAGCTCACACATTCGGGCGAAGCCGGGCTGGTTCAACAAGATGAACGATGCCGACGTCGTGGCCAGGTGGACACGAGAGGCGGTCGCCCAAGGCCTCACCGAAGCGCAGGTTCGTTATGTGCTTGCCGAACTCGTGCATTACGCCGCGCTGCGGGACGAACGATCCGGCATCGAGGTGTCCGCCGTCGACGGGGTGTGGCAGTCGGACACACTGGTCGACGAGAAGCTCCGATCCCGGCTGCGCGAGGCGGTTCAGGTTCTGGAGCAGGTCCCCCAAGCAGAGCAGGACTGGCATCCCGGATCCGACGGCCAGGTATTGGATCTGGTTCATCCCTCACTGTTCTGCCTGGTGAGAGAGGTGAGTGGCGCGCCCGAGCGGGCTTGGGAGAACCCGACGGACCGCTACTCCAGGTACGAGTTCTCGGAGAAGTTCCAATGGCTGCCCACGGACGTCGACGTCAGTGGCGACGGCGATGTCGCCTTCCGTTCATACATCAACAACGTCCACCCTGAAATTCACCGCGAACTTGTCTCCGTCCTCGCGGACTTGTTGGCATGCCTGCGCCCGCTACTGGAGAACGTGCTCACCGATCTGCGCCACCCCCCGCCCCTGCGGATCGAGGCCGATCCCTTCGGGTGGTACGACTCGGAGCCGGAGTATCCGATCAAATCCTCCTACAGTGATGACGAGGCCTACGCAGAAGCCCTTCGTGCATGGGAACAGGCCCAGGACGACTGGTGGGAGAACCGCCGCCCGGTCATCCCGGACGCCCCGGCCTTCACCCCGCCCGAGTTGCCCGATGCATCCGCCCGAGTCGACCTGCGCGGCCGCCGTCTCCAGGTCATCGTCAAGCTCGCCACCATCCATCTCACCCCGGACAAGCCCGAGTACCACGGCGGTTCCTGGCACGTCGAGGGGATGGTGAACGAGCGGATCGTCTCGACCGGCATCTACTACTGGGACAGTGAGAACATCACCGAGAGCCGGCTGAGTTTCCGGGCGGCACTCGATGACCCGAACTACGAACAGAACGACGACAACGGTCTCCGTGAGGTCTACGGACTGAAGGACGAAGACGCACTGAACCAGATACTGGGATCGGCCTCGACCCCAGCGGGCCGCTGCCTGGCGTTCCCGAACATCCTGCAACACCGGGTCGACTCATTCCGCCTCACGGACACCACCCGCCCGGGGTATCGCAAAATTCTCGCGTTCTTCCTGGTCGACCCGTCGGAAAAGATCGTCTCGACATCCGATGTGTCACCGCAACAACCATGGTCCGACACCTCGACCATGACGCTCGAACAGGCGAAGAACTACCGCGAACAACTCATGCAGGAACGCAAGTTCTTCGTCGCAGAACACAACGAGCAGCTCTACGAACGAGAATTCTCCCTCTGCGAGCACTGA
- a CDS encoding SpoIIE family protein phosphatase, whose amino-acid sequence MDRFPNAANVDFHSPLDPNKAATAVLDDKGRIVGWGSSAQRLLGHSPEEVLGLPAERLLATTSEQRLSALCKAHRTRSIVLDLCHQDGHTVRAVVTFSPLSHQSGAAVVVVAAELEALRSWEAQLAMLQGLATESHVGLTIFNTDRRVVWGNVSTDLELGGIAQYTGRPAADLFPEGEFISRHHPPDEDQVMDHVLTTGEPIVGMHYRGRAPADPVREHVWSCSYHRMLDARGEPLGLFEESLDITDRYRAQERLSLLVRAGKRVGASLDVRRTAAELADVAVPQLADEVQVDLPPAVIEGRQPPTRSAPGHGLLRMHGRTPEEFRTSPVSYPPSSPQALSLATGRCVVDACPSEAPGEAGSAASHSCLFVPLLTREAVLGLATFRRNSNPDAFGPEEQTLAVELAERAAVGIDNARRYTSQHAAALVLQRSLLPRHLPQQSAVDVAYRYLPADSRVGVGGDWFDVIPLSGARVGLTVGDVVGHGMHAAATMGRLRSTVRTLALLDLDPAELLTRLDDLVTQESEPDAEDGLGSEAMVVTCLYAIYDPVSGRCVWASAGHPPPIVADASGSVAMSALAPGPPLGLGGLPYEDVDLDLSNGSVLAFFTDGVVEDRGQDIDSGIDRLAEVLTWQRCPLEELCDRALSALPPGPQVDDATLLLVRTRRLDADHVEDLELPSDPAMVAQARMLTERQLETWGLSELSFTASLVVSELVTNGIRYATGPVVLRLIRDRCLLCEVSDSAQTAPHLRRARRDDEGGRGLFLVAQMSQRWGTRYTSTGKTIWAELAIPKASAGVGGGMLR is encoded by the coding sequence ATGGATCGTTTTCCGAATGCGGCCAACGTCGATTTCCACAGTCCTTTGGACCCCAACAAAGCCGCCACCGCGGTGCTGGACGACAAAGGCCGCATTGTCGGGTGGGGTTCCTCGGCCCAGCGCCTCCTCGGACATTCTCCTGAGGAGGTACTCGGCCTGCCGGCCGAGCGGCTGCTGGCGACGACCTCTGAGCAGCGACTGTCTGCCCTCTGCAAGGCGCACAGGACCCGCAGCATCGTCCTGGACCTCTGCCACCAGGACGGACACACAGTGCGCGCGGTAGTGACGTTCAGCCCGCTGTCGCACCAAAGCGGCGCTGCGGTCGTCGTGGTTGCCGCCGAACTGGAGGCGCTCCGCAGCTGGGAGGCGCAACTGGCGATGCTGCAGGGCCTGGCGACCGAGTCTCACGTGGGCCTGACGATCTTCAACACCGACAGGCGCGTCGTCTGGGGGAACGTCTCCACCGATCTGGAGCTCGGAGGGATCGCCCAGTACACCGGTCGGCCTGCCGCGGACCTCTTTCCGGAAGGCGAGTTCATCTCACGCCACCATCCCCCGGACGAGGACCAGGTGATGGATCACGTGCTGACGACGGGGGAACCGATCGTCGGTATGCACTATCGCGGGCGCGCCCCCGCCGACCCGGTGCGCGAGCACGTCTGGTCCTGCTCCTACCACCGGATGCTGGACGCCCGAGGCGAACCGCTGGGGCTGTTCGAGGAGTCCCTGGACATCACCGACCGCTACCGCGCCCAGGAACGACTGTCGCTCCTGGTGCGGGCGGGAAAGCGCGTCGGTGCCTCGCTGGACGTGCGTCGCACTGCGGCGGAACTCGCCGACGTGGCGGTACCGCAGCTGGCCGACGAGGTGCAGGTTGATCTGCCCCCGGCCGTCATCGAGGGACGGCAGCCGCCGACGCGCTCGGCGCCGGGACACGGTCTGCTGCGGATGCACGGCCGGACCCCGGAAGAGTTCCGGACCAGCCCCGTCTCCTACCCACCCTCGTCACCGCAGGCTCTGAGCCTTGCCACCGGCCGCTGCGTCGTCGACGCCTGCCCGAGCGAGGCACCGGGCGAGGCGGGGTCGGCCGCCTCGCACTCCTGCCTGTTCGTCCCGCTGCTGACCCGCGAGGCCGTCCTGGGCCTTGCCACCTTCCGGCGCAACAGCAACCCCGACGCCTTCGGGCCGGAGGAGCAGACACTCGCCGTGGAGCTGGCCGAGCGGGCCGCCGTCGGCATCGACAATGCCCGCCGGTACACCAGCCAGCACGCGGCGGCCCTGGTACTGCAGCGAAGCCTGCTGCCGCGGCATCTGCCTCAGCAGAGCGCGGTCGACGTTGCGTACCGCTACCTGCCTGCCGACAGCCGCGTGGGCGTGGGCGGCGACTGGTTCGACGTGATTCCGCTGTCCGGGGCCAGAGTGGGACTGACCGTAGGTGACGTGGTGGGCCACGGTATGCACGCCGCCGCGACCATGGGCCGACTGCGCTCCACCGTACGGACCCTTGCTCTGCTGGACCTGGACCCGGCCGAGTTGCTCACACGGCTGGACGACCTGGTGACGCAGGAATCGGAGCCCGACGCGGAGGACGGGCTGGGCAGCGAGGCGATGGTGGTGACCTGCCTGTATGCAATCTACGACCCGGTCAGCGGCCGGTGCGTCTGGGCCAGCGCAGGCCATCCCCCGCCGATAGTGGCCGATGCGAGCGGCTCGGTGGCCATGTCCGCTCTGGCGCCGGGACCGCCCCTGGGGCTGGGCGGCCTGCCGTACGAGGACGTTGATCTGGACCTTTCCAACGGCAGCGTGCTGGCGTTCTTCACCGACGGCGTCGTGGAGGATCGGGGCCAGGACATCGACAGCGGGATCGACCGGCTGGCCGAGGTGCTCACCTGGCAGCGATGCCCGCTGGAGGAACTGTGCGACCGAGCGCTGTCGGCCCTGCCGCCCGGACCACAGGTGGACGACGCCACGCTGCTGCTCGTCCGCACCCGGCGGCTCGACGCCGACCATGTGGAGGACCTGGAGCTGCCGTCCGACCCGGCCATGGTGGCTCAGGCGCGAATGCTCACCGAGCGCCAACTGGAGACCTGGGGCCTGTCCGAGCTGTCGTTCACTGCCTCACTCGTGGTGAGCGAACTGGTCACCAACGGCATCCGGTACGCCACCGGACCGGTCGTGCTGAGACTGATCAGGGATCGCTGCCTGCTGTGCGAGGTCTCCGACAGCGCGCAGACCGCACCACACCTGCGGCGAGCGCGCCGGGACGACGAGGGAGGCCGCGGCCTGTTCCTCGTCGCCCAGATGTCCCAGCGCTGGGGCACGCGGTACACCTCCACCGGGAAGACGATCTGGGCCGAGCTGGCCATCCCCAAGGCCTCTGCCGGAGTCGGCGGCGGGATGCTCCGTTGA
- a CDS encoding response regulator → MTTYPTEKCSILIVDDIEENLIALEALLGPLGQELVRAHSGEEALKAMLRQDFAVVLLDVLMPGMDGFETAANIKRLDQTKDVPIILLTGAEVETDYAYRGYSIGAADFLTKPFDPWLLRTKVSIFLDLHRKNRQLAAQAEQLRRLFAEARTAPAPAPRGRAASAEAEATAERREKGARGKGPRPPETSPRTATAPTEERLAEIGGQLAQIELLLRDTNAAEAPTLADRVAELERAVGSLRLRSE, encoded by the coding sequence ATGACCACATACCCGACCGAGAAATGCAGCATCCTGATCGTCGACGACATCGAAGAGAACCTGATCGCGCTCGAGGCCCTGCTCGGCCCGCTCGGCCAGGAGTTGGTGCGCGCCCATTCCGGAGAGGAAGCACTGAAGGCCATGCTGCGGCAGGACTTCGCCGTCGTACTGCTCGATGTCCTCATGCCCGGCATGGACGGCTTCGAGACCGCCGCGAACATCAAGCGTCTGGACCAGACCAAAGACGTGCCGATCATCCTCCTGACCGGGGCCGAGGTCGAGACGGACTACGCCTACCGCGGATATTCGATCGGCGCCGCGGACTTCCTCACGAAGCCATTCGACCCGTGGCTGCTCCGTACCAAAGTCAGCATCTTTCTCGACCTGCATCGAAAGAACCGCCAACTGGCCGCCCAGGCCGAGCAGTTGCGGCGTCTCTTCGCCGAGGCCAGGACCGCCCCTGCCCCCGCCCCCAGGGGCCGTGCCGCGTCGGCCGAGGCCGAGGCCACTGCCGAACGCCGCGAGAAAGGAGCGCGCGGGAAAGGACCGCGCCCGCCAGAGACCTCACCCCGTACCGCGACTGCACCGACCGAGGAACGGCTGGCGGAGATCGGCGGACAGTTGGCACAGATCGAACTCCTGCTCCGCGATACCAACGCCGCAGAGGCCCCCACCCTCGCCGACCGCGTCGCCGAACTCGAACGAGCCGTCGGCAGCCTCCGCCTGAGGTCCGAGTGA
- a CDS encoding SpoIIE family protein phosphatase, whose protein sequence is MSRPDRCVSRTTLQANQRAASEARAFVRAALAEQAAAVVDAPQAITEEFEEARGDAELLVSELATNAVMHAGTDIDVICSLEQGQSHARPQEEPGPSAPADDEDVSVAVIIEVADRHPTRALRPHEDLPGRRGLGLRIVGALASSWGVTYDQDQKSVWFRLEIAGQAHRAAPGPPASPRRAVRNFGTDSSVPAVGGSGLIAEWPHQAGPTFLAEGSELLAGQLDEDLVAALAGQLLVPRLADWCGVWLTVACGRMRLSQVWHAEEWRIDELRHELAREMPPAILSTASIPWPWPETAGDAGTRGSALAFPLVSAGACQGMLLLGRTGQLRMTDNLANVVQDVARRIAQSLVTARRYTRQKSISRALQRNQLPAFLASIPGVETAIVYEPYGEGQTVGGDFYDLFPMGERRWGFLLGDVQGKDPEAMSVTGLARYLVRLLAREGHGVESVLRRLNAAMAEESAEAVVNGGERARPRFLSMLYGELQLGPGTEGPHCTIASAGHPLPLRLLTDGSVVAAAEPQMLLGIDDSAVFEASSFSLAPGETLLCVTDGVTERRNGHRQLDDGDGLSAVLRECAGLGAKAVAERIRRTAHDFGPDPVEDDLSVLVLQALPVTGAKADTGEHRPG, encoded by the coding sequence ATGTCGCGACCGGACAGGTGCGTGTCGCGTACAACGCTCCAGGCGAACCAGCGGGCCGCCTCAGAGGCGCGTGCTTTTGTCCGCGCAGCCCTCGCCGAGCAGGCCGCGGCGGTCGTCGACGCGCCCCAGGCGATCACCGAGGAGTTCGAAGAGGCCAGGGGGGACGCCGAACTGCTCGTCAGCGAACTGGCCACCAATGCCGTCATGCACGCCGGGACGGACATCGACGTCATCTGCTCGCTGGAACAGGGCCAAAGTCATGCGCGTCCGCAGGAGGAGCCCGGCCCCTCGGCACCAGCGGACGACGAGGACGTATCCGTCGCAGTGATCATCGAGGTGGCCGACCGCCACCCCACCCGGGCGCTGCGCCCCCACGAGGACCTGCCCGGCCGACGGGGCCTCGGCCTGCGGATCGTAGGCGCGCTGGCTTCGTCATGGGGGGTGACCTACGACCAGGACCAGAAGTCGGTGTGGTTCCGCTTGGAGATCGCGGGGCAGGCGCACCGCGCGGCTCCCGGGCCCCCGGCGTCGCCGCGGCGCGCCGTGCGGAACTTCGGGACAGACTCATCGGTACCGGCCGTCGGTGGTAGCGGGCTCATTGCCGAGTGGCCCCACCAGGCGGGTCCCACCTTCCTCGCCGAGGGCAGCGAGCTTCTCGCGGGCCAGCTCGACGAAGATCTCGTGGCCGCACTCGCAGGACAGCTACTGGTGCCCCGGCTGGCCGACTGGTGCGGCGTATGGCTGACCGTGGCATGCGGCCGCATGCGGCTGTCCCAGGTCTGGCACGCCGAAGAGTGGCGTATCGACGAGCTGCGCCACGAGCTGGCGAGAGAAATGCCGCCTGCCATCCTCAGTACGGCGAGCATCCCGTGGCCGTGGCCGGAGACTGCCGGGGACGCGGGGACGCGCGGCTCGGCACTGGCGTTCCCCCTGGTCTCCGCAGGCGCCTGCCAGGGGATGCTCCTCCTGGGCAGGACCGGGCAGCTCCGCATGACCGACAACCTGGCGAACGTGGTGCAGGACGTGGCGCGGCGGATCGCGCAGTCGTTGGTCACCGCCCGCCGGTACACCCGGCAGAAGTCGATCAGCCGGGCGCTTCAGCGCAATCAGCTGCCCGCGTTCCTGGCCAGCATTCCGGGCGTCGAGACGGCGATCGTCTACGAGCCGTACGGTGAGGGCCAGACGGTCGGCGGAGACTTCTACGATCTGTTCCCGATGGGGGAGCGCCGCTGGGGCTTTCTGCTCGGAGACGTGCAGGGCAAGGACCCGGAGGCGATGTCGGTCACCGGTCTGGCCCGGTACCTGGTGAGACTGCTGGCACGCGAAGGCCACGGCGTCGAGTCGGTGCTCCGGCGGCTGAACGCAGCCATGGCGGAGGAGAGCGCGGAAGCCGTCGTGAACGGGGGCGAACGGGCCCGCCCGCGGTTCTTGAGCATGCTGTACGGGGAACTGCAGCTCGGCCCGGGCACCGAGGGCCCCCACTGCACGATCGCAAGCGCCGGGCACCCGCTGCCCCTGCGCCTCCTGACCGACGGCTCGGTGGTGGCCGCGGCAGAACCCCAGATGCTGCTCGGCATCGACGACAGCGCGGTCTTCGAGGCCAGCTCCTTCAGCCTTGCTCCGGGTGAGACGCTGCTGTGTGTGACCGACGGTGTCACGGAGCGACGAAACGGTCACCGGCAGCTCGATGACGGCGACGGCCTGTCGGCGGTGCTCCGCGAATGCGCCGGGCTGGGCGCGAAAGCCGTGGCCGAGCGCATCCGCCGGACGGCGCACGACTTCGGTCCCGATCCGGTCGAGGACGACCTCTCGGTCCTGGTGCTGCAGGCGCTGCCCGTGACGGGCGCGAAAGCGGACACCGGGGAGCACCGACCTGGATAG